GCCTCTTCTCCTGCGTACAAGTGAACAAATCCGGGAATCTTTCCTGTACCGAAAATCCGGTGGACTTCATCTTCAAAAGCACGGATTTCATTCATTGTCTGATAAATCCAGCGTGCATCTTGTTTTTCCATGACGCGTTCCTCCTTTTATTTGGCAGCTTTGAAAGTAACCTTTCTTACTGCATAAGTGTTACGATGGTTGTCCAAAGGTTTGGTAACAACCAAGTTTTTTAAAATCACATATGAACAGCCCGCTCAAATAATGCATGCGCACTTTCTCCGATAACTTCGGATAGGGCAGGGTGGGGCTGCACAATATCGGCAAGTTCATGCATGGTTCCTTCAGATGCTTTCACGCCTAATAATTCTCCGATTAACTCTGTAGCGTTTGGTCCAACGATAAAAGCTCCTAAAATTTCCTGGTATTTCTTTTCCGTAACAATTTTGATAAAACCTTCTGCTTCTCCATCTACGACAGCTTTACTGTTTCCATTAAAAGAAGATGTTGTTACTGCCGTTTCATAGCCGGCATCAGCAGCTTCTTGTTCTGTCAGCCCAAACGAAGCAGCTTCCAAGTGGGTATAAATACAGCGTGGTATAGCTTGCTGATCCAAGCTGATATTTTCGCCGGCCATGGCGTGTACGGCTGCAATACCTTCTGCACTGGCTGCATGGGCTAATTGATACCCGCCAATCAAGTCTCCAACTGCATAAATATTTGCTTCACTTGTTTCATAGAATGAATTGACTTGAACAAAATGATTTGGATTCATTTGCAAATTTAGATTTTCCGCAAGTTGCAGATTCGGCTTTCTTCCTGCAGCTACTAAGAGCGTATCAAAGGCTATTTCCTGGTCTGCAAGAATAACCTTATTCTGTTTTACTTCTTTGATAGCAGCTTTGGTAAAAATCTGAATGCCCTGTGTTTCCAATTGGTTTTTTAAAGCAGCACGTACATCTTTTTCTTCCGTCAGTAATACATCCTGTGCAATTTCAATAAGACTGACATCTGTTCCGAGCTGAGTCATTGCAGAGGCAATCTCTGAAGCAATCACTCCGCCGCCAATCACTGCTAATTTTTTAGGCTGTGTTTTCAAATCAAAGAAAGTATCCGTTGTCTCATATTCTATTTTGTCCAGCCCTTTGATAGGCGGGACAAAAGGTTTGCTTCCTGTAGCAAGTAAAATATGGCTTCCTTTCAGTTTTTCATTTCCGATTGTTACCGTCCGTTCCTTGTCTACTGCAGCTTCTCCATGGAAAATCGTAATAGCATTCTTTTTCAACAAATAACTTACACCGTCTGTTAATGTTTGAACGACTTCCTCTTTCCGTTCGGTCAGTTTTTCATAATCCACTTGTAATGTACCGGTGGAAATTCCCCATTCCTTTGCTATCCTTATATTCTCTACCATTTTGCTGTGTTTCAGTAAGGTTTTGGAAGGGATACAACCGGTATGAAGACAAACACCTCCAATGCTCGATTTTTCGACAATCGCTGTTTTCTTCCCGAGCTGAGCTGCTCTGATAGCAGCAACATAACCGCCGGGTCCTGAGCCGATAACGATGACATCAAAATGTTGCATAGAAATCTATCACCTCCTATTGAAATCGCTTACAATACTGTTCACTTTTATTGTATAACTGAAACATTTGATTTTCAATGTCTGAATCATGACATTTTTCAAACGTAGATGGGCTGTATGATGATCTGCTGGTCAGTAATGAAAAAGTTCTATGACTATAACCGTTTAACATAACCAGATGAAGGGGAGAGGGGATGCAATGTTGGCAGGTTAATGCATTTTATAAAAATGATAGTTGCTACAAGTAGATAGAAATAAAGTTAACTAGCGTCGTATTTTTTCGTAGCAGACGGCTTGATCTGACAACATTGGAGGAGAGTGTGATAATACGAAAACAATGTATGGTAATATGATATTATAATAGAGTAGAAATAGAAAAATGTCACATGGTCACAGCGTTAAACCTATGCTTACAGGATATCAAGATAGAAAAAAGGATTGCAAATTCATTGAAATTTGATTATAATGCTCTTTATCTCTTTATTTGAAGAAGGCGGTTAAGCCTCGGTAGAAATGTCTATGTATCATAGAAAATAAATCGTTCAAATGAGTACATACAGCATGTTTATATAGAAATGTTTCACGTGGAACATTTCATTAAGAGGGGTCTATAAACCCTTTTTGGTTGTTGTTTTATGGAGAAATGGGAGAGAGGCAGTTCATTCTATTGAAACCTCTAAACAGTAGGAGGGCAGGAAGTGGCGTTATTCGGAACAATTGTTAATATCGTATTTATTATTATTGGTAGTATTATCGGTTTATTTTTCACAAAAATCCCGGAACGGTTTAAAGAAACGGTCATGAATGGCATCGGACTGGCTATTGTTTTAATTGGTCTGCAGATGGCACTACAGACAGAACAGATTATTATTGTTTTATTAAGTTTATTATCTGGTGCGATTATTGGAGAGGGATTAAAAATAGAAGAAGGTTTGAATCGATTTGGTACATGGATTGGAAACCGTTTTGCAGTTAGTGGTAATAACACAAGTATTTCACAAGGTTTTGTCACGGCTTCTCTGATATTTTGTGTTGGAGCATTAGCAATTATCGGAGCTTTAGACAGCGGTATACGCGGTGATCATGGCGTTTTGATTACCAAGGGAATCATTGATGGTTTCACTGCACTTGTATTAACAACTACATTAGGAATTGGCGTTATCTTATCAGCAGTTCCTGTTTTGCTATATCAGGGAACAATTGCATTGCTGGCGACACAAATTAATCGGTGGGTACCGGATGCATTTTTAGATGGATTAATTGTCGAATTAACGGCAGTTGGCGGGTTGCTTATTCTGGCAATTGGATTGAATTTATTAAATATCACTAAGATTCGTATCGGAAATTTATTACCAAGTATTGTGACAGTTGTACTGGTTTATTATGTATTCACCTTATTTTAAAATAAATACACACAAAAAACCGGACATTTCTCAGTCCGTTTTTTTGTGTGTTATGGAATAGAAATATATACATATTATTTCGTGAAATGGGTTTTCAGCTGTCAATTTGAGTGACAGGCAATCGTTTACAAGGGTTCATATCATTTTCCTTGTTATATTTTCCTGCAGGGAGCAGCTTAGCTGCTGATCGATTTGTTTGAGTACATTTGCTATTTCCTGAGCCATATCCATCACAAGGGATAGACGGGTATTCTGTAAAACGGTATGCTCCATAAAACCGCTGACATTGACAACCCCTGTCATATTGATATTACCAACTTGCGGGAGTTGTTTATTCAATGCCAAGCCGGGTTTTAAAGGCCTGTTTTCAGCAATAATACTTCCGACAGAACTGCTCTTGCCAAGACAGGCATCAATAGCAATTAAATAAGGTTTATCATAACTTTTATAAATCGTGTAGAGCGACTCCTGTAAATTGACGGCATGGACTGGATTGTGTACGGTTCCGCAGATATGGATGTTCTTCGGGCGCATCGCTTCAAAATAAGTTCCTGCAAGCGGACCCAGTGCATCTCCAGTGGATCGGTCGGTTCCGATAAAAACAGCAATATAATTATTTTCCTTTAAAGGAAGCCAGGGGAATACTTGATTAGATAATGTTTTAGCGATGTCTGGTTCCTGATAATTTGCTCTGAATTGGCTGGGTTGGATACGCAGGTAATTTTTTAGATTCATAGCAGTTCCTCCAAAATCATATTGTTATAGTATACGGTAATTTGCGGAGAACTATACGTATGAATTGGAGGAAATGCGATGTGGAAAAGAAGCCTGCAATGGATAACATTAATCCTGGGTGCAACGATTGGAGCCGGGTATGTTTCAGGAAGAGAACTGTGGCAGTTTTTTGGCCATGAAAGTGGACTGGCTATTGTCCTATTTGCCATTCTTTTTTCGGTTTGCTGTTATGTGATTATGTCGATTAGCTATAAAATGAAAAGTGAAAATTATGTACCTGTTTTGGAAGTGATTGCAGGGAAAAAACTGACAAAAGTATTTGACGGGTTTATTCTATTGTATCTTTTTACAACAACGATGATTATGATTGCTGGAAGTGGAGCCGCTGGCCAAGTATTTCATTTGCCATACAGTGTCGGCATAGGAATTACTGGAATCTTCCTGGTACTGTTATTTTTAAAAGGAATAAATGGTTTATTAACAATCAATCAGTTTATTCTGCCAGTTTTGATTGGCGGTTTATTATATGTATTAGCGACATACGTTTCCAATGAAAATTTACAATTATTTGCATATTGGCATGAGCAGCGGAACTGGTTTTCTGCCTTTCCTTTTACAGCATTGAATATTCTCCCTTTGATCGCTATTTTAGGGGCCATCGGAAATAAAATAAAAGGGAGAGGAGAAATGGTTATATCTTGTATAGGGACAGGGCTTTCTTTAGGTGTTGTATCGTATATTTATAACAGCAGCCTCATTCAAATTGCAGATGAAATCGTGTTATATGAAATTCCTCTATTTGCTATTTTGAAAGAATTTCCGCTAGGTATGATTCTGTTTATGTCTATTTTGCTCTGGCTGGCTATCTTTACAACTGCTGCTGCTGGCATGTTAGGCATTGCTACAAGAGTACAACCCTTTTTAAAAGAAGAAAAGCCGATATATCTGATTGTACTTGTTATGGTTCTTCTGATGTTGCCACTAACAGGATTCGGTTTTTCTAATTTGATTAGTTTCCTTTACCCGTTATATGGCATACTTAATTTATATATTTTAGCACGATTAGTAACCTATCCTTTATGGAAAAGAGCCCAAGAATAATTGCCGTTGAACATATCCTGAAAAGGATATTTTTTTTGAAAAGACTGTTACAAAAACAATATGTTAGAGAATACTATAAGCGGGGAATTTTTTAAAATCATTCCGTTCACTCTAAAATTTGCACTAAAAATAGATTCTATGTTTATAATTTTTGCAGGTTGGGAAAATGTTATGGTGATATTATTAAATACCCCGGTTTTTAAGGAAGAGAAAGGAGTAAGAAACGCATGAAATTGAGTTTTATAGGTAATCAATTAGGAAAGCTGTGGGATTATTTAAGTAATCCAGAGCTTTGGTTGGCAATCCTTGGCGGAGCAGTCCGGATTCTTTTGATTATCCTTATTGCTTGGATAGTTGTCCGTATTGTTCGGAAATTAGTAGATAGATTATTTGTCCAGAGACAGCGTGGGCCTATACAGATTCCAAAACGCAGGGAAAATACACTGAAACAATTGATTAAAAGTGTTGTTGGATATGTTGTCTATTTTATGGCTATTGTTATGATATTAGAGGTCTTTAACTTTCAAATCGGTCCAATAATAGCCGGTGCCGGTGTGGCTGGTTTAGCGATTGGTTTTGGGGCACAGAACCTTGTGAAGGATATCATTACCGGTTTCTTTATTATCTTTGAGGATCAGTTTTCGGTAGGAGATTATGTGTTAGCTGCAGGAGTAGAAGGAACAGTAGAGGAAATCGGTTTGCGTACATCTAAAATTGTTTCCTGGACTGGAGAGTTGAACATTGTCCCGAATGGGAATATCGACCAGGTTATTAACTACTCATCCCGAAATGGGCTCTCTGTGGTCGATGTCAATGTGCCATATGAAAGTGATGTAGCAGAAGTCGAACGAATTATTAATGAAGTCGGAGAAACGCTTCCTGATAAATATGAATTTATCTTAGGTGTACCAGAGATTATTGGTGTACAAAATCTGGATGTGTCCAGCTTTGTTGTTCGTGTGATTGCGGAAACACAGCCAGAGCTTCAATGGGCAGGCGAACGGAATATTCGTAAAGAAATCCAGGACAAACTGTATAAATCCGGCATTAAAATTCCTGCACCACGTATTGTTACCTACACAGAGGACCAGGTAGATAAATTATCTGAAGAACGTCAGCGTCAGCGCGGTTAAATTCCTTTGAAATTTGTTATAATGAATGTAAGAAAAGTTCTGTGTCTCTGATTAAATGTAGAATTGGAGCCAGACAGCATTATTTCAAAAAGGAGCAGGAGTTATGGATAAAGAGTTTGGTTTGAATGACATTGTTCAAATGAAAAAGCCGCATCCATGTGGGGAAAATCGTTGGCAAATTATCCGTATGGGAATGGACATCCGGATTAAATGTCTCGGCTGCGGGCATAGTGTGCTTATCCCGAGAAGAGATTTTACGAAGAAAATGAAAAAAGTTTTAGAAAAACAGGAAGAATAGTAAAATAACATTTTGTTTAAGAAAAATAAGATAAAATGAAATATTCCCCTAGAAGAAAACTCAAAATCGGGTCTGAGAATGGTCCGGTTTTGAGTTTTCTCATGACTTGTCTTTTTGTCAAGGACTATCTATAATTGGAATTACGAAATGTTCATGAACGAATCCTTAAGGAGTTGAAGAAAGTAATATGGCATTAACAGCAGGAATTGTCGGTCTTCCGAATGTAGGGAAATCTACCTTATTTAATGCAATCACGCAGGCTGGAGCGGAAGCAGCAAACTATCCATTTGCTACGATTGATCCAAATGTAGGTATTGTGGAGGTACCGGACGAACGTTTAAATAAATTAACAGAGCTTGTAAAACCAAAGAAAACGATTCCGACTGCATTTGAATTTACGGATATTGCAGGAATTGTGAAAGGCGCGAGTAAAGGGGAAGGATTAGGAAACCAATTCTTATCCCATATCAGACAGGTTGACGCCATTTGTCAGGTTGTGCGCTGCTTTGAAGATGGAAATATTACACATGTTTCCGGAAAGGTAGACCCGATTGATGATATTGAAATCATTAATCTGGAGCTGATTTTGGCAGATTTGGAATCCGTTAATAAACGATTCCAGCGAGTAGAAAAAATGGCACGTCAAAAGGACAAGGAAGCACTGGCAGAGTATGAGGTATTAAATACGCTCAAAGAAGGCTTGGAAAATGATCAGCCGGTCCGTGCTTTGGAGTTTTCAGAAGACCAGGAGAAAATTGTAAAGGGATTGCATCTGTTAACCAGTAAACCGACGTTATATGTAGCTAATGTAAGTGAAGATGATGTAGCAGATACTTCTTCCAACGAATATGTTCAAAAGGTAAAAGAATACGCAGCAAATGAAAATGCGGAAGTAATCGTTGTTTGCGCACGTATTGAGGAAGAAATAGCAGAATTGGATCCGGAAGAAAAGGAAGAGTTTTTAGATGATTTGGGTATCGCTGAATCAGGCCTGGATCAGTTAATTAAAGCATCTTATAATCTGCTCGGCCTGGCAACCTATTTTACTG
The nucleotide sequence above comes from Oceanobacillus timonensis. Encoded proteins:
- the lpdA gene encoding dihydrolipoyl dehydrogenase produces the protein MQHFDVIVIGSGPGGYVAAIRAAQLGKKTAIVEKSSIGGVCLHTGCIPSKTLLKHSKMVENIRIAKEWGISTGTLQVDYEKLTERKEEVVQTLTDGVSYLLKKNAITIFHGEAAVDKERTVTIGNEKLKGSHILLATGSKPFVPPIKGLDKIEYETTDTFFDLKTQPKKLAVIGGGVIASEIASAMTQLGTDVSLIEIAQDVLLTEEKDVRAALKNQLETQGIQIFTKAAIKEVKQNKVILADQEIAFDTLLVAAGRKPNLQLAENLNLQMNPNHFVQVNSFYETSEANIYAVGDLIGGYQLAHAASAEGIAAVHAMAGENISLDQQAIPRCIYTHLEAASFGLTEQEAADAGYETAVTTSSFNGNSKAVVDGEAEGFIKIVTEKKYQEILGAFIVGPNATELIGELLGVKASEGTMHELADIVQPHPALSEVIGESAHALFERAVHM
- a CDS encoding DUF554 domain-containing protein, with the protein product MALFGTIVNIVFIIIGSIIGLFFTKIPERFKETVMNGIGLAIVLIGLQMALQTEQIIIVLLSLLSGAIIGEGLKIEEGLNRFGTWIGNRFAVSGNNTSISQGFVTASLIFCVGALAIIGALDSGIRGDHGVLITKGIIDGFTALVLTTTLGIGVILSAVPVLLYQGTIALLATQINRWVPDAFLDGLIVELTAVGGLLILAIGLNLLNITKIRIGNLLPSIVTVVLVYYVFTLF
- the yyaC gene encoding spore protease YyaC — encoded protein: MNLKNYLRIQPSQFRANYQEPDIAKTLSNQVFPWLPLKENNYIAVFIGTDRSTGDALGPLAGTYFEAMRPKNIHICGTVHNPVHAVNLQESLYTIYKSYDKPYLIAIDACLGKSSSVGSIIAENRPLKPGLALNKQLPQVGNINMTGVVNVSGFMEHTVLQNTRLSLVMDMAQEIANVLKQIDQQLSCSLQENITRKMI
- a CDS encoding YkvI family membrane protein, whose translation is MWKRSLQWITLILGATIGAGYVSGRELWQFFGHESGLAIVLFAILFSVCCYVIMSISYKMKSENYVPVLEVIAGKKLTKVFDGFILLYLFTTTMIMIAGSGAAGQVFHLPYSVGIGITGIFLVLLFLKGINGLLTINQFILPVLIGGLLYVLATYVSNENLQLFAYWHEQRNWFSAFPFTALNILPLIAILGAIGNKIKGRGEMVISCIGTGLSLGVVSYIYNSSLIQIADEIVLYEIPLFAILKEFPLGMILFMSILLWLAIFTTAAAGMLGIATRVQPFLKEEKPIYLIVLVMVLLMLPLTGFGFSNLISFLYPLYGILNLYILARLVTYPLWKRAQE
- a CDS encoding mechanosensitive ion channel family protein; this translates as MKLSFIGNQLGKLWDYLSNPELWLAILGGAVRILLIILIAWIVVRIVRKLVDRLFVQRQRGPIQIPKRRENTLKQLIKSVVGYVVYFMAIVMILEVFNFQIGPIIAGAGVAGLAIGFGAQNLVKDIITGFFIIFEDQFSVGDYVLAAGVEGTVEEIGLRTSKIVSWTGELNIVPNGNIDQVINYSSRNGLSVVDVNVPYESDVAEVERIINEVGETLPDKYEFILGVPEIIGVQNLDVSSFVVRVIAETQPELQWAGERNIRKEIQDKLYKSGIKIPAPRIVTYTEDQVDKLSEERQRQRG
- a CDS encoding DUF951 domain-containing protein, whose protein sequence is MDKEFGLNDIVQMKKPHPCGENRWQIIRMGMDIRIKCLGCGHSVLIPRRDFTKKMKKVLEKQEE
- the ychF gene encoding redox-regulated ATPase YchF, translated to MALTAGIVGLPNVGKSTLFNAITQAGAEAANYPFATIDPNVGIVEVPDERLNKLTELVKPKKTIPTAFEFTDIAGIVKGASKGEGLGNQFLSHIRQVDAICQVVRCFEDGNITHVSGKVDPIDDIEIINLELILADLESVNKRFQRVEKMARQKDKEALAEYEVLNTLKEGLENDQPVRALEFSEDQEKIVKGLHLLTSKPTLYVANVSEDDVADTSSNEYVQKVKEYAANENAEVIVVCARIEEEIAELDPEEKEEFLDDLGIAESGLDQLIKASYNLLGLATYFTAGEQEVRAWTFRQGIKAPQAAGIIHTDFERGFIRAETVSYDDLVDAGNMVTAKERGKVRLEGKEYIVKDGDVIHFRFNV